One genomic window of Panicum hallii strain FIL2 chromosome 6, PHallii_v3.1, whole genome shotgun sequence includes the following:
- the LOC112896822 gene encoding UPF0481 protein At3g47200-like: protein MDADARTILIDDVPGRAVRVNDAVLVQEILAIDERMARTTRKLEADFANVETKIHRFPRGLRGIDGDGGRYIAPSVVAIGPYHHGAPRLQEMEEVKLAAAHYLCRSSGRSTVEVYERVRSVAGAARGCYDAADPSVEGVGEADFAAMMFLDGCFLLQYMVDSDDAAPVLRNRMTLSTGPSIQKDIFLLENQIPWLVLEALTEFMSVDVRRFVDGMGAKFLPAGKAKPENGLRRTLWGCTGRATKAADKSRGGGGSAEQQYKPPHLLGFLRFTQVGSMPEDMVTYTAFFPRSLSSSAVELAEIGVVPTPSTEPWFGDARVRRGHLVGELLLSPVFLSEVTACWLVNIAALEASTAGASRKSDGFVVSSYLSVLAMLVDRKEDVHELRRRRLLHGALSNKQALGFFKGLGQHLRFGGRYFAALEEIDSYKRHRSLRIAAHKFVYNNYRFIAAFLSVTGVLIGIFKTLVALK from the coding sequence ATGGACGCCGACGCAAGAACAATTCTCATCGATGACGTCCCAGGACGAGCAGTACGCGTCAACGATGCCGTGCTGGTGCAAGAAATACTGGCCATCGACGAGAGGATGGCCAGGACGACGCGGAAGCTCGAGGCCGACTTCGCCAATGTGGAGACCAAGATCCACCGGTTCCCGCGCGGCCTGCGGGGgatcgacggcgacggcggccgctACATCGCGCCGAGCGTGGTGGCCATCGGCCCGTATCACCACGGCGCGCCGCGCCTGCAGGAGATGGAGGAGGTCAAGCTCGCGGCGGCCCACTACCTCTGCCGGAGCTCCGGGCGCTCGACGGTGGAGGTGTACGAGAGGGTGCGCTCCGTGGCGGGCGCCGCCCGTGGCTGCTACGACGCCGCCGACCCCTCGGTGGAGGGCGTCGGGGAGGCCGACTTCGCCGCCATGATGTTCCTCGACGGCTGCTTCCTGCTGCAGTACATGGTGGACAGCGACGACGCCGCGCCGGTGCTGCGGAACCGGATGACGCTGTCCACGGGGCCCAGCATCCAGAAGGACATCTTCCTGCTCGAGAACCAGATCCCCTGGCTGGTGCTCGAGGCCCTCACGGAGTTCATGTCCGTCGACGTGCGCCGGTTCGTCGACGGCATGGGAGCGAAGTTCCTCCCCGCCGGGAAGGCGAAGCCCGAGAACGGCCTGCGGCGGACGCTATGGGGATGCACCGGCCGGGCGACGAAGGCCGCCGATAAAAGCCGTGGTGGTGGCGGTAGCGCCGAACAGCAGTACAAGCCGCCGCATCTCCTTGGTTTCCTCCGGTTCACCCAGGTGGGCAGCATGCCGGAGGACATGGTGACCTACACGGCCTTCTTCCCGCGGTCGCTGTCCAGCAGCGCGGTGGAGCTCGCGGAGATCGGCGTCGTGCCCACGCCGAGCACGGAGCCGTGGTTCGGGGACGCGCGCGTCCGGCGGGGCCACCTGGTCGGTGAGCTGCTGCTGTCGCCGGTGTTCCTGAGCGAGGTGACCGCGTGCTGGCTCGTCAACATAGCGGCGCTGGAGGCGAGCACCGCCGGCGCGAGCAGGAAGTCCGACGGCTTCGTGGTGAGCTCGTACCTGTCGGTGCTGGCGATGCTCGTGGACCGGAAGGAGGACGTGCACGAGCTCCGGCGGCGCCGCCTGCTGCACGGCGCCCTGAGCAACAAGCAGGCGCTGGGGTTCTTCAAGGGCCTCGGCCAGCACCTCCGCTTCGGCGGCCGCTACTTCGCCGCCCTGGAGGAGATCGACTCGTACAAGCGCCACCGGTCGCTGAGGATCGCCGCGCACAAATTCGTCTACAACAACTACAGGTTCATCGCGGCCTTCCTGTCCGTCACCGGCGTGCTCATCGGCATCTTTAAGACACTTGTCGCACTCAAGTGA